In the Sorghum bicolor cultivar BTx623 chromosome 4, Sorghum_bicolor_NCBIv3, whole genome shotgun sequence genome, GTAGTAAGCAATATATTGTTCCTGTTTATTGCTTCCTAACCAGTTTTATGCTTCAATCTGTAGTGGGACTGAGATCCAAGGATGTGCTTCTACGTCAGCCAGTTGAAAAGGTTGATCCAACTCATGTAGATGAGGAGCCCTTTGAGTTAACGGAGGAAATAGAAGCGCAAATAATAGGAAACATACTTCCTGATGATGATGACCTATTATCAGGTGTTCTTGATGTTGGGTACACAGCCCATGCTAACAATGGTGATGATGTCGATGATGATATATTCTACACTGGAGGCGGGATGGAACTGGAAaccgatgaaaataaaaaaaatacagaaaCTAATGGTGGAGCTAATGATGGCCTTGGGTTGCTTAATGGCACAATGAATGGTGAACATCCATATGGGGAACACCCTTCAAGAACTCTCTTCGTCCGAAACATTAATAGCAATGTTGAGGATTCTGAATTAAGGCTCCTATTTGAGGTACGCTGCTTTTTACCGTTTTCTGCTCAAACCTATTGTTTTTGTACAGAACATTTGTTTCTGAAGATCATTTACTCTTTACCCACAGCATTATGGAGAAATCAGCAACCTTTACACTGCCTGCAAACATCGTGGTTTTGTGATGATATCTTACTATGACATAAGATCAGCATGGAATGCCATGAGGGCACTTCAAAACAAGCCACTCAGACGTAGAAAACTTGACATACATTACTCCATTCCGAAGGTATTCACAACTCTGCCTTACTGGCTTGATTTGTAGACATATTTTGCCCAAGGATGCCAGTTTGTATGTAGTTTGCAGTTTTTAGTCTTGTAATGCTTGTGCTAATTGTCACCTTTTTCCCTTTAGGACAATCCTTCGGAGAAGGATATTAACCAGGGGATGCTTGTTGTATTTAATGTTGACCCGTCTGTAACAAATAATGATATCCATCAGATATTTAGCGACTATGGTGAAATAAAAGAGGTAAGCTATACTCTTACATTAACTACCTACTACTCCATTATAACTAGGACTATAATATCTTAAATTAATTGCAGATTCGTGATGCACCGCAAAAGGGTCATCACAAAATTATTGAATTTTACGATGTCAGAGCAGCCGAAAGTGCAGTTCGTGCTTTAAACAGGAGTGATCTTGCTGGCAAGAAAATAAAATTGGAGACTGGCCGTCTGAGTGCTGCTAGACGGTATGTATGTATTTGAAATGTTAATCTTGCTGTCCATTCTCGTATTTCATCAGCAATACTTCCTTTATTACTTTTGAACACTCCGGATTTAACCATTGATCATTTGATCACAGCTTTAGTGAACCTTTGGTTAGTTTTTAGCAAGCTGAATGATTCTTGCTTAGGCATCACTGGTATATAGTGGCATCACTTATTCTATATGACGGTACCTGTGGATAGTATGCACATTAGTTATATGCTCtggatttttattttcttttctcaaGTGGAAAATCTCTTCCTGGAGCTGTAAACATTGCACTGTTTTTATCTTGTCATGTATAGATAGTtacttagggggtgtttgggactgctccgctccacgtttttcagctctTCTTCATGTTTTTTAACCAAATGGTTTCAGCTCCATGCACTCCGTTCGAGGAAAAaaaggtggagttgtgagagcacctaaagaggtgctccataaactccagtttttttgtggagctgctccactgtgtgtggagtttgtggagcaatcccaaacaccccctaatctTTGTTTATTTCTGTATATGGGCTCTCCTGTCctaaacaaaacatattttTGTTTATTCTTTCATATTGTATTCCTAATTCTTTGTATCATATTTAGGTGTATTGATATATACTTAGTATGTTAGTTCTTTAATTCATCCAGAAAAAGAGCAATTATTATGtgatgcaacaacaacaacaacaacaacaacaacaacaacaacaacaaagcctTTTAGTCCCAAGCAAGTTGGGGTAGGCTAGAGTTGAAACCCAACATGAGCCCCCTAGTCACGATTTGTGATGCAGCATTCTAATTTTGATTCTATTGTACAAACTTTTGAACATGGTGGTGAGAAAAACACATAGGTTTTAATCATTGCTCTAACATTTATTTTAATGCTGTTTTGTAACAGTTTAACACAGCACATGTCCAAAGAGTTGGGGCAGGAGGAATTTGGTGTATGCAAACTGGGCAGTCCAAGCACAAATAGCCCTCCATTGGCTTCATTGGGTATGATGTTTATTTTTTCATCTTTATTGTATGTCATGTCAATACCTGCATTTCCTGACATGGAGGATTTATTCTTGAAGGTTCATCTAATATGGCAGCAATGACATCTTCTGGTCGTGAAAATGGGAGTATTCATGGTTTGCATTCTGGACTTCTCACATCAATGAGCCCGTTCAGAGAGGCTTCTTTCCCGGGTCTATCATCTACCATACCACAGAGCCTGTCCTCTCCCATTGGAATTGCATCTGCTGCAACTCATAGTAGTCAGGCTTCCCTTGGTGAGCTCAGCCACTCACTTAGTCGGATGAATGGGCATATGAATTATGGTTTTCAAGGCATGGGTGCCCTTCATCCCCATTCCCTTCCTGAAGTTCACAATGGAGCAAATAATGGCACCCCTTACAATCTAAACACCATGGCACCAATTGGTGTCAATAGCAACTCGAGAACAGCTGAAGCAGTTGACAGCAGACATCTTCATAAAGTGGGTTCTGGTAACCTCAGTGGGCACTCATTTGATCGTGTCGGCGAAGGAGGTAAGTTTGTAAATTTGGACAAGCTAATCTCCATTTTTATTCTCGACCCCATTCTCTCTCAATTCCATTCCTTAAGCATGTGTTTTGTAATAAAAATGTTAGGTTTATCAGGATTGTGACAGCTAACTGTGAAAAGTTGATCAATTAATGTATGTTATTTAATTGTTCCCTGCATGACTGCATGTGTACCAATTTTTGCAGCTATGGGATTTTCAAGAAGTGGAAGCGGTCCTGTCCGTGGTCACCAGCTAATGTGGAATAATTCAAATAACTTCCACCGTCATCCCAATTCCCCTGTGCTGTGGCAAAATCCGGGATCATTTGTAAACAATGTACCGTCTCGCCCCCCAGCACAAATGCATGGAGTTCCAAGAGCACCATCACACATGATTGAGAATGT is a window encoding:
- the LOC8059600 gene encoding protein MEI2-like 4 yields the protein MPSQVMDPRRHLSQFSNPTLAASSFSEEQLRLPTERQVGFWKQESLHHIGSKSVASSPIEKPQPIGTKTVARIDPQPYKLRDQKTAFSLEHKTFGQERHVNLPPSLWRTDQDPNLQSDSSLFPDGRRTNPNEAYNENGLFSSSLSEIFDRKLGLRSKDVLLRQPVEKVDPTHVDEEPFELTEEIEAQIIGNILPDDDDLLSGVLDVGYTAHANNGDDVDDDIFYTGGGMELETDENKKNTETNGGANDGLGLLNGTMNGEHPYGEHPSRTLFVRNINSNVEDSELRLLFEHYGEISNLYTACKHRGFVMISYYDIRSAWNAMRALQNKPLRRRKLDIHYSIPKDNPSEKDINQGMLVVFNVDPSVTNNDIHQIFSDYGEIKEIRDAPQKGHHKIIEFYDVRAAESAVRALNRSDLAGKKIKLETGRLSAARRLTQHMSKELGQEEFGVCKLGSPSTNSPPLASLGSSNMAAMTSSGRENGSIHGLHSGLLTSMSPFREASFPGLSSTIPQSLSSPIGIASAATHSSQASLGELSHSLSRMNGHMNYGFQGMGALHPHSLPEVHNGANNGTPYNLNTMAPIGVNSNSRTAEAVDSRHLHKVGSGNLSGHSFDRVGEGAMGFSRSGSGPVRGHQLMWNNSNNFHRHPNSPVLWQNPGSFVNNVPSRPPAQMHGVPRAPSHMIENVLPMHHHHVGSAPAINPSLWDRRHGYAGELTEASSFHPGSVGSMGFPGSPQLHGLELNSIFSHTSGNRMDPTVSSAQISAPSPQQRGPMFHGRNPMVPLPSFDSPGERMRSRRNDSGANQSDNKRQYELDVDRIMRGEDSRTTLMIKNIPNKYTSKMLLAAIDESHKGTYDFIYLPIDFKNKCNVGYAFINMTNPQHIIPFYQTFNGKKWEKFNSEKVASLAYARIQGKTALIAHFQNSSLMNEDKRCRPILFHSEGPNAGDQEPFPMGTNIRARSGRSRTSSGEENHHDIQTVLTNGDTSSNGADASGSTKDTE